One window of the Eucalyptus grandis isolate ANBG69807.140 chromosome 8, ASM1654582v1, whole genome shotgun sequence genome contains the following:
- the LOC104416014 gene encoding uncharacterized protein LOC104416014 isoform X1 yields MIVITGHSIGGSAAVLTALWLLSYLKSIFSPISVLFIGSGSPFPGNELLSRAIPCESWGGSFRNIVSTHDIMPRFISQPITCSDSLVAGPHQILVHVYDARYHAEVNSVNARFQMLRKSWTPKLHPKSLLPSPAHLDFRRFHVSSYNYVSSFNIFALFFFFVVLERLETSVAFAALPKESWRVCSTANAMGCGAFVVEQGGGEGVCGILRRPRAAGAWLGSELRHACAAGGGRPRVVRAVEVRKVIRTCEEPVVVHSGLLHPFLHRHSRNDFQGQPEAQYSLLKDNLESSSTLEADMFMPGIITLRGISLVCI; encoded by the exons ATGATTGTGATCACGGGCCACTCCATAGGAGGATCAGCCGCCGTCCTCACAGCTCTTTGGCTTCTCTCCTACCTCAAATCGATCTTCTCACCTATCTCGGTCCTATTCATCGGTTCCGGCTCTCCTTTCCCCGGCAACGAGTTGCTTTCCCGAGCCATCCCTTGCGAAAGTTGGGGTGGCAGCTTCCGCAACATTGTGTCTACACATGATATCATGCCGAGGTTTATCTCTCAACCAATCACTTGTTCCGACTCCCTAGTGGCAGGCCCTCATCAGATTCTGGTACACGTCTATGACGCGCGATATCATGCCGAGGTTAACTCTGTAAATGCACGTTTCCAGATGTTGCGGAAATCATGGACACCGAAGCTTCATCCTAAGAGCCTACTCCCCTCTCCTGCTCACCTTGATTTCCGGCGTTTCCATGTTTCCAGCTACAACTACGTTTCTTCCTTCAACAtttttgctctgttttttttttttgttgtcttGGAAAGGCTTGAGACGAGCGTCGCGTTCGCAGCGCTGCCGAAGGAGTCATGGAGGGTGTGCAGCACTGCGAACGCGATGGGGTGTGGTGCCTTCGTGGTGGAGCAAGGCGGGGGCGAGGGGGTATGTGGCATTCTCAGGCGTCCAAGAGCTGCCGGTGCTTGGTTGGGATCCGAACTGCGGCATGCTTGTGCCGCTGGAGGCGGCAGGCCACGGGTTGTTCGCGCCGTTGAAGTCAGGAAAGTCATCCGCACATGCGAGGAGCCGGTCGTGGTCCACTCCGGATTGCTTCACCCCTTCCTTCATCGTCATTCGCGCAATGATTTTCAAGGCCAG CCGGAGGCTCAATACTCACTTCTAAAGGACAACTTGGAATCATCCTCAACTCTTGAAGCAGATATGTTTATGCCAGGAATCATCACATTGCGAGGTATTTCATTGGTTTGtatttaa
- the LOC104416014 gene encoding uncharacterized protein LOC104416014 isoform X2, producing MPRFISQPITCSDSLVAGPHQILVHVYDARYHAEVNSVNARFQMLRKSWTPKLHPKSLLPSPAHLDFRRFHVSSYNYVSSFNIFALFFFFVVLERLETSVAFAALPKESWRVCSTANAMGCGAFVVEQGGGEGVCGILRRPRAAGAWLGSELRHACAAGGGRPRVVRAVEVRKVIRTCEEPVVVHSGLLHPFLHRHSRNDFQGQPEAQYSLLKDNLESSSTLEADMFMPGIITLRGISLVCI from the exons ATGCCGAGGTTTATCTCTCAACCAATCACTTGTTCCGACTCCCTAGTGGCAGGCCCTCATCAGATTCTGGTACACGTCTATGACGCGCGATATCATGCCGAGGTTAACTCTGTAAATGCACGTTTCCAGATGTTGCGGAAATCATGGACACCGAAGCTTCATCCTAAGAGCCTACTCCCCTCTCCTGCTCACCTTGATTTCCGGCGTTTCCATGTTTCCAGCTACAACTACGTTTCTTCCTTCAACAtttttgctctgttttttttttttgttgtcttGGAAAGGCTTGAGACGAGCGTCGCGTTCGCAGCGCTGCCGAAGGAGTCATGGAGGGTGTGCAGCACTGCGAACGCGATGGGGTGTGGTGCCTTCGTGGTGGAGCAAGGCGGGGGCGAGGGGGTATGTGGCATTCTCAGGCGTCCAAGAGCTGCCGGTGCTTGGTTGGGATCCGAACTGCGGCATGCTTGTGCCGCTGGAGGCGGCAGGCCACGGGTTGTTCGCGCCGTTGAAGTCAGGAAAGTCATCCGCACATGCGAGGAGCCGGTCGTGGTCCACTCCGGATTGCTTCACCCCTTCCTTCATCGTCATTCGCGCAATGATTTTCAAGGCCAG CCGGAGGCTCAATACTCACTTCTAAAGGACAACTTGGAATCATCCTCAACTCTTGAAGCAGATATGTTTATGCCAGGAATCATCACATTGCGAGGTATTTCATTGGTTTGtatttaa
- the LOC104416014 gene encoding uncharacterized protein LOC104416014 isoform X3, with product MISCRGPHQILVHVYDARYHAEVNSVNARFQMLRKSWTPKLHPKSLLPSPAHLDFRRFHVSSYNYVSSFNIFALFFFFVVLERLETSVAFAALPKESWRVCSTANAMGCGAFVVEQGGGEGVCGILRRPRAAGAWLGSELRHACAAGGGRPRVVRAVEVRKVIRTCEEPVVVHSGLLHPFLHRHSRNDFQGQPEAQYSLLKDNLESSSTLEADMFMPGIITLRGISLVCI from the exons ATGATATCATGCCGAG GCCCTCATCAGATTCTGGTACACGTCTATGACGCGCGATATCATGCCGAGGTTAACTCTGTAAATGCACGTTTCCAGATGTTGCGGAAATCATGGACACCGAAGCTTCATCCTAAGAGCCTACTCCCCTCTCCTGCTCACCTTGATTTCCGGCGTTTCCATGTTTCCAGCTACAACTACGTTTCTTCCTTCAACAtttttgctctgttttttttttttgttgtcttGGAAAGGCTTGAGACGAGCGTCGCGTTCGCAGCGCTGCCGAAGGAGTCATGGAGGGTGTGCAGCACTGCGAACGCGATGGGGTGTGGTGCCTTCGTGGTGGAGCAAGGCGGGGGCGAGGGGGTATGTGGCATTCTCAGGCGTCCAAGAGCTGCCGGTGCTTGGTTGGGATCCGAACTGCGGCATGCTTGTGCCGCTGGAGGCGGCAGGCCACGGGTTGTTCGCGCCGTTGAAGTCAGGAAAGTCATCCGCACATGCGAGGAGCCGGTCGTGGTCCACTCCGGATTGCTTCACCCCTTCCTTCATCGTCATTCGCGCAATGATTTTCAAGGCCAG CCGGAGGCTCAATACTCACTTCTAAAGGACAACTTGGAATCATCCTCAACTCTTGAAGCAGATATGTTTATGCCAGGAATCATCACATTGCGAGGTATTTCATTGGTTTGtatttaa